One Cellulomonas taurus genomic region harbors:
- a CDS encoding DUF1737 domain-containing protein: protein MTEAPLPYRLLTGPDDRSFCERVSAALAEGYQLYGSPTATYDGDRVIVAQAVILPTAPEPTVRPL from the coding sequence ATGACCGAAGCACCCCTGCCCTACCGCCTGCTCACCGGACCGGACGACCGGTCGTTCTGCGAGCGGGTCAGCGCCGCGCTGGCCGAGGGCTATCAGCTGTACGGCAGCCCGACCGCGACCTACGACGGCGACCGGGTGATCGTCGCGCAGGCAGTGATCCTGCCGACCGCCCCCGAGCCGACGGTGCGTCCGCTGTGA
- a CDS encoding acetyl-CoA C-acetyltransferase, protein MPEKSQTTRAVILGGNRIPFARAGGAYARSSNQDMFTAALNGLVARFGLQGERLGEVVGGAVIKHSRDFNLIRESVLGSPLSAQTPAYDLQQACATGLEAVIAVSNKIRLGQIESAVAGGVDSSSDVPVTVSEGLRHTLLALNRAKTLQQRLKAASAFRPGDLTPSFPGVAEPRTGLSMGEHQALTTAQWGITREQQDEIALASHQRLAAAWEAGFFDDLVTGYRGLTRDQNLRPDTSMEKLGKLKPVFGTRLDTPATMTAGNSTPLTDGASTVLLGSDDWAARHGLTPLAVVVDAETAAVDFVHGEDGLLMAPAYAVPRLLARQGLTLDDLDLIEIHEAFAATVASTLAAWSDKEFCVNRLGLDDVLGTVDRSKLNVHGSSLAAGHPFAATGGRIVATVAKELARRKAETGRTARALISVCAAGGLGVAAILESA, encoded by the coding sequence ATGCCAGAGAAGTCGCAGACCACCCGGGCAGTGATCCTGGGCGGCAACCGGATTCCGTTCGCCCGGGCCGGTGGCGCCTACGCCCGGTCCAGCAATCAGGACATGTTCACCGCAGCCCTCAATGGCCTGGTCGCCCGCTTCGGGTTGCAGGGCGAGCGCCTCGGCGAGGTGGTCGGCGGCGCGGTGATCAAGCACAGCCGCGACTTCAACCTGATCCGGGAGTCGGTGCTCGGCTCACCGCTGTCCGCCCAGACCCCGGCCTACGACCTGCAACAGGCCTGCGCCACCGGGTTGGAGGCCGTGATCGCGGTGTCCAACAAGATCCGGCTCGGCCAGATCGAGTCGGCCGTCGCCGGTGGGGTCGATTCCTCCTCCGACGTGCCGGTCACCGTCAGCGAAGGACTACGGCACACCCTGCTCGCGCTGAACCGGGCCAAGACCCTCCAACAACGACTCAAGGCCGCGAGCGCCTTCCGGCCCGGCGACCTCACCCCGTCCTTCCCCGGCGTCGCCGAACCGCGCACCGGCCTGTCCATGGGCGAGCACCAGGCGTTGACCACCGCGCAGTGGGGCATCACCCGTGAGCAGCAGGACGAGATCGCCCTGGCCAGCCACCAGCGACTCGCCGCCGCCTGGGAGGCCGGGTTCTTCGACGACCTGGTCACCGGCTACCGAGGACTGACCCGGGACCAGAACCTGCGCCCCGACACGTCGATGGAGAAGCTCGGCAAGCTCAAGCCGGTGTTCGGCACCCGGCTCGACACCCCCGCCACGATGACCGCCGGGAACTCCACGCCGTTGACCGACGGCGCCTCCACCGTCCTGCTCGGCAGCGACGACTGGGCGGCGCGGCACGGACTCACGCCGCTGGCGGTGGTGGTCGACGCCGAGACCGCCGCGGTCGACTTCGTGCACGGCGAGGACGGGCTGCTGATGGCCCCCGCCTATGCGGTGCCACGCCTGCTCGCGCGGCAGGGACTCACCCTGGACGACCTGGACCTGATCGAGATCCACGAGGCCTTCGCCGCCACCGTCGCCAGCACCCTGGCCGCCTGGTCGGACAAGGAGTTCTGCGTGAACCGGCTCGGTCTGGACGACGTGCTCGGCACCGTCGACCGGTCGAAGCTCAACGTGCACGGGTCGTCCCTCGCCGCCGGGCACCCGTTCGCCGCCACCGGTGGCCGGATCGTCGCCACCGTCGCCAAGGAGCTGGCCCGCCGCAAGGCCGAGACCGGCCGCACGGCGCGGGCGCTCATCTCGGTCTGCGCAGCCGGCGGACTGGGCGTCGCAGCGATCCTGGAGTCGGCATGA
- a CDS encoding TetR/AcrR family transcriptional regulator, whose product MSSISQTADGRSTRWDDHREARRTELARAARKVVHHHGPDVSMDDIAAAAGTSKSIVYRYFVDKTGVQLAVAEEVVADIRAALVDAAQTADGPRAALRAMVGTYLAMIESSPSVYTFVTRDGSSEHVVDSITDLITAAGGGNRLWAAGAVGFVRGTAELWLRTEPREDPDQLADQITRWLWTGPVAQLGRESHPQPTTPQ is encoded by the coding sequence GTGAGTTCGATCAGCCAGACCGCCGACGGTCGCTCCACCCGGTGGGACGACCACCGCGAGGCGCGCCGCACCGAGCTGGCCCGCGCCGCCCGCAAGGTGGTGCACCACCACGGTCCGGACGTCTCGATGGACGACATCGCCGCCGCCGCCGGGACCTCCAAGTCGATCGTCTACCGCTACTTCGTCGACAAGACCGGTGTGCAGCTGGCCGTGGCCGAGGAGGTCGTCGCCGACATCCGGGCCGCGCTGGTCGACGCCGCGCAGACCGCCGACGGTCCGCGCGCCGCGCTCCGGGCGATGGTTGGCACCTACCTGGCGATGATCGAGTCCTCGCCGAGCGTCTACACCTTCGTCACCCGGGACGGGTCGTCGGAGCATGTGGTCGACTCGATCACCGACCTGATCACCGCGGCCGGGGGCGGCAACCGGCTGTGGGCGGCCGGAGCGGTCGGATTCGTGCGCGGGACCGCCGAACTCTGGCTGCGCACCGAGCCCCGCGAGGACCCGGACCAGCTCGCCGACCAGATCACCCGCTGGCTGTGGACCGGCCCGGTCGCGCAGCTCGGTCGGGAGAGCCATCCTCAGCCCACTACCCCGCAGTAA
- a CDS encoding O-succinylhomoserine sulfhydrylase, with the protein MTAAGPGDWQDGTLPRDTLRPDTLAVRGGTVRSGFHETSEALFLTQGYVYDRAADAEAAFAGESDRFLYSRYGNPTVSTFEERLRLIEGAEACYATASGMSAVFTALAALVGSGSRIVAARALFGSSVVIFDEILAKWGVRTDYVDGHVPEQWEQALATPADVVFFETPSNPMQDLVDIARVSALAHAAGAVVVVDNVFATPVLSRPLLFGADVVVYSATKHIDGQGRVLGGAILGSDDFVHGPVQTLIRNTGPSLSPFNAWVLLKGLETLSLRVRHQTASALTVATWLEQHPAVAQVRYPYLPSHPQHALALTQQDGGGTVATFTLHQESKESTFRVLDRLRVIDISNNLGDAKSMVTHPATTTHRKLGAAGRAAVGIGESTIRLSVGLEDPQDLIDDLAQALDD; encoded by the coding sequence GTGACGGCGGCGGGGCCCGGCGACTGGCAGGACGGCACCCTCCCCCGGGACACCCTGCGGCCGGACACCCTGGCGGTGCGGGGCGGCACGGTGCGGAGCGGCTTCCACGAGACCTCCGAGGCGCTGTTCCTGACCCAGGGCTACGTCTACGACCGCGCCGCCGATGCCGAGGCGGCCTTCGCCGGGGAGTCGGATCGCTTCCTGTACTCCCGCTACGGCAACCCGACGGTGAGCACCTTCGAGGAACGTCTGCGCCTGATCGAGGGTGCCGAGGCCTGCTACGCCACCGCCTCCGGGATGAGCGCGGTGTTCACGGCGCTCGCGGCCCTGGTCGGCAGCGGTTCCCGGATCGTGGCCGCCCGGGCGCTGTTCGGGTCGTCGGTGGTGATCTTCGACGAGATCCTCGCGAAGTGGGGCGTGCGCACCGACTACGTCGACGGCCACGTGCCGGAGCAGTGGGAACAGGCGCTCGCCACCCCGGCTGACGTGGTGTTCTTCGAGACGCCGTCCAATCCGATGCAGGACCTGGTGGACATCGCCCGGGTCAGTGCGCTGGCCCACGCCGCCGGTGCGGTCGTGGTGGTCGACAACGTGTTCGCCACCCCGGTGCTGTCCCGGCCGCTGCTGTTCGGCGCGGATGTGGTCGTCTACTCGGCGACCAAGCACATCGACGGGCAAGGCCGGGTGCTCGGCGGCGCGATCCTGGGCAGCGACGACTTCGTGCACGGGCCGGTGCAGACCCTGATCCGCAACACCGGGCCGTCGCTCAGCCCGTTCAACGCCTGGGTGCTGCTCAAGGGCCTGGAGACGCTGTCCCTGCGGGTGCGGCACCAGACCGCCTCCGCGCTGACCGTCGCCACCTGGCTGGAACAGCACCCGGCGGTGGCCCAGGTCCGCTACCCCTATCTGCCCTCGCACCCGCAGCACGCCCTGGCGCTGACCCAGCAGGACGGCGGCGGCACCGTGGCGACCTTCACCCTGCACCAGGAATCGAAGGAGTCGACGTTCCGGGTGCTGGACCGGCTCCGGGTGATCGACATCTCGAACAACCTCGGTGACGCGAAGTCGATGGTCACGCATCCGGCGACCACCACCCATCGCAAGCTCGGCGCCGCCGGACGAGCGGCGGTCGGGATCGGGGAGTCCACCATCCGACTGTCGGTCGGGTTGGAGGACCCGCAGGACCTGATCGACGACCTGGCCCAGGCGCTCGACGACTGA
- a CDS encoding aminotransferase class V-fold PLP-dependent enzyme: MSTPTLNRVDVLLPVVGGDTPVPLVDGRTVPYANLDYAASAPALESVAARVTEVLPLYASVHRGAGYLSQVSTALYETSRQTIARFVGARDEDVAVIVRNTTDALNLLAGCVPGAVLVLDCEHHANLLPWVQTTGGDDRRATVLTSGPTAAATLELLREELARTPYALVTVTGASNVTGESLPLAELVALTHEAGARLLIDGAQLVPHRPFSLVDSGVDYVAFSGHKTYAPFGAGALVGRRDWLDQGRPYLAGGGAVRDVRTDRTLWQPAPARHEAGSPNVLGAVALAAACEELAALPAGALVAHEHALRERLTDGLSGIAGVRVLRLWPDSVDPVGVVSFTVGEDDPGLVAAYLSAEWGIGVRDGRFCAHPLLARLGVTGGALRASVGVGTPVEAVDRLIDALHAWTTEGPRARYAVVDGCWAVEDDPRPGVHGIDALAATAAAGCGPVVED; the protein is encoded by the coding sequence ATGTCCACACCCACCCTGAACCGGGTCGACGTCCTGCTGCCGGTGGTCGGGGGTGACACCCCGGTCCCGCTGGTCGACGGCCGCACCGTGCCGTACGCCAACCTCGACTACGCGGCGTCCGCCCCCGCTCTGGAGTCGGTGGCCGCCCGGGTGACCGAGGTGCTGCCGCTGTACGCCTCGGTGCACCGCGGTGCCGGGTACCTGTCCCAGGTGTCCACCGCGCTGTACGAGACGTCGCGGCAGACGATCGCCCGGTTCGTCGGCGCCCGGGACGAGGACGTGGCGGTGATCGTGCGGAACACCACCGACGCGCTCAACCTGCTGGCCGGGTGCGTGCCGGGCGCGGTGCTGGTCCTGGACTGCGAGCACCACGCCAACCTGCTGCCCTGGGTGCAGACGACCGGCGGCGACGACCGGCGCGCGACGGTGCTGACCAGCGGCCCGACCGCCGCCGCCACGCTCGAGCTGCTGCGGGAGGAACTGGCCCGCACCCCCTACGCGCTGGTCACCGTCACGGGTGCGTCGAACGTCACCGGGGAGAGCCTGCCGCTGGCCGAGCTGGTCGCGCTCACCCATGAGGCCGGGGCGCGTCTGCTGATCGACGGCGCGCAGCTCGTCCCGCACCGTCCGTTCTCCCTCGTCGACTCCGGCGTCGACTACGTGGCGTTCTCCGGTCACAAGACCTACGCCCCCTTCGGCGCCGGTGCGCTGGTCGGTCGCCGGGACTGGCTGGACCAGGGCAGGCCGTACCTGGCCGGGGGCGGCGCCGTCCGGGACGTGCGCACCGACCGCACACTGTGGCAGCCCGCCCCGGCGCGGCACGAGGCGGGGTCGCCGAATGTGCTCGGTGCGGTGGCGCTGGCCGCCGCCTGCGAGGAACTGGCCGCGCTGCCGGCCGGGGCGCTGGTCGCCCACGAGCACGCGCTGCGCGAGCGGCTGACCGACGGGCTGTCGGGGATCGCGGGGGTCCGGGTGCTGCGGCTGTGGCCCGACTCCGTTGACCCGGTGGGGGTCGTCTCCTTCACTGTCGGGGAGGACGATCCGGGACTGGTGGCGGCCTACCTGTCCGCCGAGTGGGGAATCGGCGTGCGGGACGGCCGGTTCTGCGCACACCCCCTGCTGGCTCGGCTCGGCGTCACCGGCGGTGCGCTGCGGGCATCCGTCGGGGTCGGCACCCCGGTGGAGGCGGTGGACCGGCTGATCGACGCCCTGCACGCCTGGACCACCGAGGGACCGCGGGCCAGGTACGCCGTGGTGGACGGCTGCTGGGCGGTGGAGGACGACCCGCGACCCGGGGTGCACGGGATCGACGCGCTCGCGGCCACCGCCGCCGCGGGGTGCGGGCCGGTGGTGGAGGACTAG
- a CDS encoding 3-oxoacyl-ACP reductase has translation MSTDTYLSLVNEGITGTLATKLGLPRPTPLRRFRPGDALLDGPVLVLGAGEDADELARYLSGTSTERAGWDLDVRRHPDDGTRFAAAVLVLTEVEHPQDLAGPLLTLAPVLRTLARHGRVVTVSRPATDDQAPALAAARQGIDGVLRSLAKELRGGATGNGLVVADGVPVTAPAVLGGLRFLLSSRSAYVDGQLLAIDSEAGSLPDDWDRPLAGRVAVVTGAARGIGESITRTLARDGATVIAVDVPAAGEALTTVANRVRGTALQLDVTADDAGDRILRHALERHGRLDIVVHNAGITRDKLLANMTPDRWESVLAVNIAAQLRINEALLTSGDLTDAPRIVSLASTSGIAGNRGQTNYAASKGGVIGMVRATAPLLAPFGGTANAVAPGFIETEMTAKMPPLTRQIARRLSSLQQGGQPVDVAEAVAFLASPAAGGVVGQVLRVCGQAMVGR, from the coding sequence ATGAGCACTGACACGTACCTGAGCCTGGTGAACGAGGGCATCACCGGCACGCTCGCCACGAAGCTCGGGCTGCCCCGGCCCACCCCGCTGCGCCGGTTCCGACCGGGGGACGCACTGCTCGACGGACCGGTGCTGGTGCTCGGCGCGGGCGAGGACGCCGACGAACTGGCGCGCTACCTCTCCGGCACCTCCACCGAGCGCGCGGGCTGGGACCTGGACGTGCGCCGCCACCCGGACGACGGCACCCGGTTCGCCGCAGCCGTCCTGGTACTCACCGAGGTCGAGCACCCCCAGGACCTGGCGGGCCCGCTGCTCACCCTGGCGCCGGTGCTGAGGACCCTGGCCCGACACGGCCGGGTCGTCACCGTCTCTCGACCCGCCACGGACGACCAGGCACCCGCCCTCGCCGCCGCCCGCCAGGGCATCGACGGCGTGCTGCGCTCGCTCGCCAAGGAACTGCGCGGCGGTGCCACCGGCAACGGCCTCGTGGTTGCCGACGGGGTGCCGGTCACCGCACCCGCGGTGCTCGGCGGGCTGCGCTTCCTGCTGTCCAGCCGCTCGGCCTACGTCGACGGCCAGCTGCTCGCCATCGACTCCGAGGCCGGATCGCTGCCCGACGACTGGGACCGCCCGCTCGCCGGACGGGTCGCCGTGGTGACCGGTGCCGCCCGCGGGATCGGCGAGTCGATCACCCGGACCCTGGCCCGGGACGGCGCCACCGTCATCGCGGTCGACGTCCCGGCCGCGGGCGAGGCGCTGACCACGGTGGCGAACCGGGTGCGGGGCACCGCCCTGCAGCTGGACGTCACCGCCGACGACGCGGGTGACCGCATCCTTCGGCACGCCCTGGAACGGCACGGCCGCCTCGACATCGTGGTGCACAACGCCGGGATCACCCGGGACAAGCTGCTCGCCAACATGACCCCCGACCGCTGGGAGTCGGTGCTGGCGGTGAACATCGCCGCGCAGCTGCGGATCAACGAGGCCCTGCTGACCAGCGGCGACCTCACCGACGCGCCCCGGATCGTCTCCCTGGCCTCCACCTCCGGCATCGCCGGTAACCGGGGCCAGACCAACTACGCGGCCTCCAAGGGCGGGGTGATCGGCATGGTGCGGGCCACCGCTCCGTTGCTCGCCCCGTTCGGTGGCACGGCAAATGCCGTCGCCCCCGGGTTCATCGAGACCGAGATGACCGCGAAGATGCCGCCGCTGACCCGGCAGATCGCCCGGCGCCTGTCGTCGTTGCAGCAGGGCGGGCAGCCGGTGGATGTCGCCGAGGCGGTCGCGTTCCTCGCCTCCCCGGCCGCCGGTGGTGTGGTCGGCCAGGTGCTGCGGGTCTGCGGTCAGGCGATGGTCGGCCGATGA
- a CDS encoding MaoC/PaaZ C-terminal domain-containing protein, with protein sequence MTVVTLPAVPGLAGLYARGATRRAGGTALPDVEYRVTGVLADPDRLTAYQHLLGEPAADQLPAGFVHVLAFPVATALMARPDFPLRLLGMVHLANRVTQRRAVQLGETLEVRARAVDLRAHHRGTQVDLVTTVHSVTDPGAADPAWRGVSTYLAPGVHLPDADVPPRPDRADFHPPTPTARWRYPADRGRRYAAVSGDANPIHLSALSAKAFGFPRAIAHGMDTAARALATVGSARGEAFSWTVEFAAPVLLPSNPTVAIHRDQTGYGYTVWDANRGKLHLHGRVDALPSE encoded by the coding sequence ATGACCGTCGTCACCCTGCCTGCCGTGCCGGGCCTGGCCGGGCTCTATGCCCGGGGTGCCACCCGGCGTGCTGGTGGCACGGCGCTGCCCGACGTCGAGTACCGGGTCACCGGGGTCCTGGCCGACCCGGACCGACTCACCGCCTACCAGCACCTGCTCGGCGAGCCGGCCGCCGACCAGCTGCCCGCCGGGTTCGTGCACGTGCTGGCCTTTCCGGTCGCCACCGCCCTGATGGCCCGGCCGGACTTCCCGCTGCGACTGCTCGGCATGGTGCACCTCGCCAACCGGGTGACCCAGCGGCGGGCGGTGCAGCTCGGCGAGACGCTGGAGGTGCGGGCGCGGGCGGTGGACCTGCGCGCGCACCACCGGGGGACCCAGGTCGACCTGGTGACGACGGTGCACAGCGTGACCGACCCGGGCGCCGCGGACCCGGCCTGGCGAGGGGTGTCGACCTACCTGGCACCGGGCGTCCACCTACCGGATGCCGACGTGCCCCCGCGCCCCGATCGCGCCGACTTCCATCCCCCGACCCCGACAGCCCGCTGGCGGTACCCGGCCGACCGTGGCCGCCGGTACGCCGCCGTCTCCGGTGACGCCAACCCGATCCACCTCTCCGCACTGAGCGCCAAGGCCTTCGGCTTCCCCCGCGCCATCGCCCACGGGATGGACACCGCCGCCCGCGCCCTCGCCACCGTCGGGTCGGCCCGGGGTGAGGCGTTCAGCTGGACCGTCGAGTTCGCCGCACCCGTCCTGCTGCCGAGCAACCCCACGGTGGCGATCCACCGGGACCAGACCGGTTACGGCTACACCGTGTGGGACGCCAACCGGGGGAAGCTGCACCTGCACGGACGGGTGGACGCTCTGCCATCCGAGTGA
- a CDS encoding pentapeptide repeat-containing protein, with product MATPTDALDPWFGSLEPEADLDRMLLDGADLVGADGEGARLVECLLRGCDLDGAILDHAHLIDTTLTECRAGTVRARSATWRDVTVEGCRFGALEVFGSAWDRVTIRGGKIDYLNLRDATVRELRLVDCTIGDLDLAGATVRALRTEGCQVRRLDVTRAQLRDADLRGAELQALDGTAGLRGATISPEQLYDLAGALADHLGVVVDR from the coding sequence ATGGCCACTCCGACGGATGCACTCGACCCCTGGTTCGGCTCCCTGGAGCCGGAGGCCGACCTGGATCGGATGCTGCTGGACGGTGCTGACCTGGTCGGCGCCGACGGCGAAGGCGCCCGGCTGGTCGAGTGTCTGCTGCGGGGCTGCGACCTCGACGGGGCGATCCTGGACCACGCCCACCTGATCGACACCACCCTGACCGAGTGCCGGGCCGGGACGGTCCGTGCACGCTCGGCCACCTGGCGGGACGTGACGGTCGAGGGGTGCCGGTTCGGCGCGCTGGAGGTCTTCGGATCGGCGTGGGACCGGGTGACGATCCGCGGCGGCAAGATCGACTACCTCAATCTCCGGGACGCCACGGTGCGCGAGCTGCGGTTGGTCGACTGCACGATCGGCGACCTCGACCTGGCCGGGGCGACCGTGCGCGCGCTGCGCACCGAGGGATGTCAGGTCCGTCGGCTGGACGTCACCCGGGCACAGCTGCGGGACGCCGACCTGCGCGGCGCGGAGCTGCAGGCGCTCGACGGCACCGCCGGACTGCGGGGGGCGACGATCAGCCCCGAGCAGTTGTACGACCTGGCCGGAGCGCTGGCCGACCACCTCGGAGTCGTGGTGGATCGCTAG
- a CDS encoding rhodanese-like domain-containing protein: protein MSAGYAGDLTPQQTWELLADDPTALLVDVRTEGEWRSIGVPDLDGRVGFVEWVDGQGRPNPDFLAQLAELGVTDGRPVVFLCRSGVRSVAAATTATAAGIGPSYNVLTGFEGDVGPDGARGHWGWRAEGLPWRSL from the coding sequence GTGAGCGCCGGATACGCGGGTGATCTGACCCCCCAGCAGACCTGGGAGCTGCTCGCCGACGACCCGACAGCCCTGCTGGTCGACGTCCGCACCGAGGGCGAGTGGCGCAGCATCGGCGTGCCCGACCTGGACGGTCGGGTGGGCTTCGTGGAGTGGGTCGACGGACAGGGTCGACCGAACCCCGACTTCCTGGCGCAGCTGGCGGAGCTGGGTGTCACCGACGGCCGTCCGGTGGTCTTCCTCTGCCGATCCGGCGTGCGCTCCGTCGCCGCGGCGACCACCGCCACCGCCGCCGGGATCGGTCCGTCGTACAACGTGCTGACCGGCTTCGAGGGCGATGTCGGGCCGGACGGGGCCCGCGGACACTGGGGCTGGCGGGCCGAAGGCCTGCCCTGGCGGTCGCTGTGA